One genomic region from Carcharodon carcharias isolate sCarCar2 chromosome 12, sCarCar2.pri, whole genome shotgun sequence encodes:
- the LOC121284835 gene encoding frizzled-5-like → MVCQEITVPMCRGIGYNLTYMPNQFNHDSQDEAGLEVHQFWPLVEIQCSPDLRFFLCSVYTPICLVDYKKPLPPCRSVCERAKSGCSPLMRQYGFAWPERMNCDKLPVLGDPYNLCMDYNRSEVTTLSPPFLKPTIASKGSNKNLRPSWPHPGKQPAQSVECRGKCWCKAPLIQISKESHPLYNKIKTGQVPNCAIPCYEPYFSEDERTFATFWIGLWCILCFISTFTTVSTFLIDMERFKYPERPIIFLSACYLFVSVGYIVRLVAGHANVACNKEYNHIQYETTGPALCTVVFLLIYFFGMASSIWWVILSFTWFLAAGMKWGNEAIAGYSQYFHMAAWLIPSVKSIAVLALSSVDGDPVAGICYVGNQNLDNLRGFVLAPLVVYLFTGTMFLLAGFVSLFRIRSVIKQGGTKTDKLEKLMIRIGIFTVLYTVPATIVVACFIYEQHYRDRWERALSCPCLEGRDYPRPEYAIFMLKYFMCLVVGITSGVWIWSGKTLESWKQFSSRCCRGRKLANEAMYSEASTALTARTGGASSVSYHKQVPLSHV, encoded by the coding sequence ATGGTTTGTCAGGAGATTACGGTCCCCATGTGCAGAGGGATCGGCTACAACCTCACCTATATGCCCAATCAGTTCAACCACGACAGCCAGGATGAGGCTGGGCTGGAGGTCCACCAGTTCTGGCCCCTGGTGGAGATCCAGTGCTCCCCGGACCTCCGCTTCTTCCTGTGCAGTGTCTACACCCCCATCTGCCTTGTGGACTACAAAAAACCCTTGCCGCCTTGCAGATCCGTCTGCGAAAGAGCCAAGTCCGGCTGCTCTCCTCTCATGAGGCAGTATGGCTTTGCTTGGCCAGAGAGAATGAACTGTGACAAACTGCCAGTGCTCGGCGATCCCTATAACCTGTGCATGGATTACAACAGGAGTGAAGTGACTACCCTGTCGCCCCCATTTCTGAAGCCCACCATTGCATCCAAAGGCTCCAATAAGAATTTGAGACCCTCATGGCCGCACCCTGGGAagcagccagctcagtctgtggaaTGCCGTGGGAAATGCTGGTGTAAAGCGCCCCTGATCCAGATCTCCAAAGAGAGCCACCCCCTGTACAACAAGATCAAAACTGGCCAGGTGCCCAACTGTGCCATCCCGTGCTACGAGCCCTACTTTAGTGAGGATGAGAGGACTTTTGCAACCTTCTGGATAGGCCTGTGGTGCATCCTGTGCTTCATCTCCACTTTCACGACCGTTTCCACCTTCCTGATCGACATGGAGAGGTTCAAGTATCCAGAGCGTCCCATCATCTTCCTGTCGGCCTGCTACCTCTTCGTGTCCGTTGGCTACATTGTCAGGCTGGTCGCTGGCCATGCCAACGTGGCTTGCAACAAGGAGTACAACCACATCCAGTACGAGACCACCGGACCTGCCCTCTGCACGGTGGTCTTCCTGTTGATCTATTTCTTCGGAATGGCCAGCTCTATCTGGTGGGTCATCCTGTCTTTTACCTGGTTCCTTGCAGCGGGCATGAAGTGGGGCAATGAGGCCATAGCTGGTTACTCCCAGTATTTCCACATGGCAGCCTGGCTGATTCCCAGCGTCAAGTCCATCGCTGTCTTGGCCCTGAGCTCCGTGGACGGTGACCCAGTGGCTGGCATCTGCTACGTAGGGAACCAGAACCTGGACAACCTCCGAGGATTTGTTCTGGCCCCTTTAGTGGTTTACCTCTTCACGGGGACCATGTTCCTCCTGGCTGGCTTCGTTTCCCTGTTCCGGATACGAAGTGTCATCAAACAAGGGGGCACCAAGACGGACAAGCTGGAGAAGCTGATGATCAGGATTGGCATCTTCACAGTGCTCTACACCGTGCCTGCCACCATCGTGGTAGCCTGTTTCATCTACGAGCAGCACTACAGGGACCGTTGGGAGCGAGCCCTCAGCTGCCCCTGCCTCGAGGGCCGGGACTACCCCAGGCCCGAGTATGCCATCTTCATGCTGAAATACTTCATGTGCCTGGTGGTGGGGATCACTTCTGGAGTTTGGATCTGGTCCGGGAAGACCTTGGAGTCCTGGAAACAGTTTAGCAGCAGATGTTGCCGGGGGAGGAAGCTGGCCAATGAAGCCATGTACAGCGAAGCCAGTACTGCCCTCACAGCAAGGACAGGGGGCGCTAGCTCCGTCTCCTACCACAAACAAGTGCCCCTGTCACACGTTTAA